One window of Ziziphus jujuba cultivar Dongzao chromosome 5, ASM3175591v1 genomic DNA carries:
- the LOC107434533 gene encoding protein NRT1/ PTR FAMILY 7.3 isoform X1, translating to MACLNVCKEQGHETEEKTQKKQHICTLDGTVDWNAHPAIRGTTGSWVAGILILVNQGLATLAFLGVEVNLVLFLTRVLGQDNAEALNNVSKWTGTVYIFSLLGAFLSDSYWGRFKTCAIFQLIFVLGLASLPLCAYLFLLKPRGCGDKETPCGGHSGFHEPFFYISIYLIALGNGGYQPNIATFGADQFDEEDPEEGLSKIAFFSYFYLALNLGSLFSDTILGYFEDEGMWTLGFWASAGSALLALVLFLCGTPRYRHFKPSGNPLSRFCQVIISASRKWRVEIMPAVEDNLYEEAGEESSKNGARKMLHTEGFKFLDRAAYITEKELYHLEKDDGVRNPWRLCTVTQVEEVKCILRLLPIWLCTILYSVVFNQMASLFVEQGAAMKTNVASFHIPPASMSSFDILSVAAFIFIYRRVLDPLFARLKNNSNPKGLTELQRMGIGLVLAILAMVSAGVVECFRLKYARKDCRSNCESPSSLSIFWQVPQYMLIGASEVFMYVGQIEFFNGQAPDGLKSFGSALCMTSISLGNYVSSLLVTIVMKFSTRDDMPGWIPGNLNKGHLDRFYFLLAALTTADLLVYFLCAKWYKYTTFEGRNEEDTNNNIANRHAELQV from the exons ATGGCCTGCTTAAACGTTTGCAAAGAGCAG ggCCATGAAACAGAGGAAAAGACGCAAAAGAAACAACATATTTGTACACTTGATGGAACCGTTGATTGGAATGCTCACCCTGCAATCCGAGGGACAACAGGATCTTGGGTTGCTGGAATTCTGATTTTAG TGAATCAAGGGTTGGCTACATTGGCCTTCCTTGGAGTAGAAGTGAACTTGGTGTTGTTCTTGACGAGGGTGTTGGGGCAAGACAACGCAGAGGCATTAAACAATGTCAGCAAATGGACTGGAACTGTCTACATTTTCTCTCTTCTCGGGGCTTTTCTCAGTGACTCCTACTGGGGGAGGTTTAAAACCTGTGCCATCTTCCAACTCATCTTTGTCCTT GGTTTGGCTTCATTACCACTATGCGCCTACCTATTCTTACTCAAGCCTAGAGGCTGTGGTGACAAGGAAACTCCTTGTGGAGGTCATTCGGGATTCCACGAGCCATTCTTCTACATTTCCATCTACCTAATTGCCCTTGGAAATGGAGGTTACCAACCCAACATTGCCACATTTGGTGCAGACCAATTTGATGAAGAAGACCCTGAAGAAGGGCTCTCAAAGATTGCTTTCTTCAGCTATTTCTACTTGGCTTTGAATCTTGGCTCTCTCTTTTCAGACACAATCTTGGGCTATTTTGAGGATGAAGGGATGTGGACACTAGGCTTTTGGGCGTCTGCTGGCTCTGCTTTATTAGCATTGGTCTTGTTCCTTTGTGGAACTCCAAGATACAGACACTTTAAACCCAGTGGTAACCCTCTTTCTAGGTTTTGCCAAGTCATCATTTCTGCTTCAAGGAAATGGAGGGTTGAGATTATGCCAGCTGTAGAAGACAATCTCTATGAGGAAGCTGGGGAGGAAAGCTCTAAAAATGGGGCTAGAAAGATGCTCCACACTGAAGGATTTAA ATTCTTGGATAGGGCGGCCTACATCACAGAAAAAGAGCTGTACCATTTGGAGAAGGATGATGGTGTTAGAAATCCATGGCGGCTTTGCACGGTGACACAAGTTGAGGAAGTAAAATGTATACTGAGGCTGCTCCCCATTTGGCTCTGCACAATTCTCTACTCTGTAGTTTTCAATCAAATGGCTTCCTTATTTGTGGAACAAGGTGCTGCAATGAAAACCAACGTGGCAAGCTTCCACATTCCTCCTGCAAGCATGTCGAGCTTTGACATACTCAGCGTAGCAGCTTTCATTTTCATATACAGGAGAGTTCTGGACCCTCTCTTTGCAAGACTTAAGAATAACAGCAATCCTAAAGGACTCACAGAGCTGCAAAGGATGGGAATTGGTCTTGTCCTTGCAATATTGGCAATGGTATCTGCTGGCGTCGTTGAGTGTTTCCGGCTGAAGTATGCAAGAAAGGACTGCAGAAGCAACTGCGAAAGCCCGAGTTCTTTGAGCATATTTTGGCAAGTTCCACAGTATATGCTGATTGGAGCATCAGAGGTGTTCATGTATGTTGGACAGATAGAGTTCTTTAATGGACAAGCTCCTGACGGGTTGAAGAGCTTCGGGAGTGCTCTTTGCATGACTTCAATATCTCTCGGAAACTATGTGAGCAGCTTGCTAGTGACCATTGTGATGAAATTCTCTACTAGGGATGATATGCCTGGTTGGATCCCTGGAAATCTTAACAAGGGCCATTTGGACAGGTTCTATTTCCTTTTAGCTGCTTTGACAACTGCTGATCTTCTGGTCTACTTTCTGTGTGCAAAGTGGTACAAGTATACAACGTTTGAAGGAAGAAACGAAGAggataccaataataatattgcTAATAGACATGCTGAGCTTCAGGTCTAA
- the LOC107434533 gene encoding protein NRT1/ PTR FAMILY 7.3 isoform X2, which translates to MACLNVCKEQGHETEEKTQKKQHICTLDGTVDWNAHPAIRGTTGSWVAGILILVNQGLATLAFLGVEVNLVLFLTRVLGQDNAEALNNVSKWTGTVYIFSLLGAFLSDSYWGRFKTCAIFQLIFVLGLASLPLCAYLFLLKPRGCGDKETPCGGHSGFHEPFFYISIYLIALGNGDTILGYFEDEGMWTLGFWASAGSALLALVLFLCGTPRYRHFKPSGNPLSRFCQVIISASRKWRVEIMPAVEDNLYEEAGEESSKNGARKMLHTEGFKFLDRAAYITEKELYHLEKDDGVRNPWRLCTVTQVEEVKCILRLLPIWLCTILYSVVFNQMASLFVEQGAAMKTNVASFHIPPASMSSFDILSVAAFIFIYRRVLDPLFARLKNNSNPKGLTELQRMGIGLVLAILAMVSAGVVECFRLKYARKDCRSNCESPSSLSIFWQVPQYMLIGASEVFMYVGQIEFFNGQAPDGLKSFGSALCMTSISLGNYVSSLLVTIVMKFSTRDDMPGWIPGNLNKGHLDRFYFLLAALTTADLLVYFLCAKWYKYTTFEGRNEEDTNNNIANRHAELQV; encoded by the exons ATGGCCTGCTTAAACGTTTGCAAAGAGCAG ggCCATGAAACAGAGGAAAAGACGCAAAAGAAACAACATATTTGTACACTTGATGGAACCGTTGATTGGAATGCTCACCCTGCAATCCGAGGGACAACAGGATCTTGGGTTGCTGGAATTCTGATTTTAG TGAATCAAGGGTTGGCTACATTGGCCTTCCTTGGAGTAGAAGTGAACTTGGTGTTGTTCTTGACGAGGGTGTTGGGGCAAGACAACGCAGAGGCATTAAACAATGTCAGCAAATGGACTGGAACTGTCTACATTTTCTCTCTTCTCGGGGCTTTTCTCAGTGACTCCTACTGGGGGAGGTTTAAAACCTGTGCCATCTTCCAACTCATCTTTGTCCTT GGTTTGGCTTCATTACCACTATGCGCCTACCTATTCTTACTCAAGCCTAGAGGCTGTGGTGACAAGGAAACTCCTTGTGGAGGTCATTCGGGATTCCACGAGCCATTCTTCTACATTTCCATCTACCTAATTGCCCTTGGAAATGGAG ACACAATCTTGGGCTATTTTGAGGATGAAGGGATGTGGACACTAGGCTTTTGGGCGTCTGCTGGCTCTGCTTTATTAGCATTGGTCTTGTTCCTTTGTGGAACTCCAAGATACAGACACTTTAAACCCAGTGGTAACCCTCTTTCTAGGTTTTGCCAAGTCATCATTTCTGCTTCAAGGAAATGGAGGGTTGAGATTATGCCAGCTGTAGAAGACAATCTCTATGAGGAAGCTGGGGAGGAAAGCTCTAAAAATGGGGCTAGAAAGATGCTCCACACTGAAGGATTTAA ATTCTTGGATAGGGCGGCCTACATCACAGAAAAAGAGCTGTACCATTTGGAGAAGGATGATGGTGTTAGAAATCCATGGCGGCTTTGCACGGTGACACAAGTTGAGGAAGTAAAATGTATACTGAGGCTGCTCCCCATTTGGCTCTGCACAATTCTCTACTCTGTAGTTTTCAATCAAATGGCTTCCTTATTTGTGGAACAAGGTGCTGCAATGAAAACCAACGTGGCAAGCTTCCACATTCCTCCTGCAAGCATGTCGAGCTTTGACATACTCAGCGTAGCAGCTTTCATTTTCATATACAGGAGAGTTCTGGACCCTCTCTTTGCAAGACTTAAGAATAACAGCAATCCTAAAGGACTCACAGAGCTGCAAAGGATGGGAATTGGTCTTGTCCTTGCAATATTGGCAATGGTATCTGCTGGCGTCGTTGAGTGTTTCCGGCTGAAGTATGCAAGAAAGGACTGCAGAAGCAACTGCGAAAGCCCGAGTTCTTTGAGCATATTTTGGCAAGTTCCACAGTATATGCTGATTGGAGCATCAGAGGTGTTCATGTATGTTGGACAGATAGAGTTCTTTAATGGACAAGCTCCTGACGGGTTGAAGAGCTTCGGGAGTGCTCTTTGCATGACTTCAATATCTCTCGGAAACTATGTGAGCAGCTTGCTAGTGACCATTGTGATGAAATTCTCTACTAGGGATGATATGCCTGGTTGGATCCCTGGAAATCTTAACAAGGGCCATTTGGACAGGTTCTATTTCCTTTTAGCTGCTTTGACAACTGCTGATCTTCTGGTCTACTTTCTGTGTGCAAAGTGGTACAAGTATACAACGTTTGAAGGAAGAAACGAAGAggataccaataataatattgcTAATAGACATGCTGAGCTTCAGGTCTAA